The following are encoded together in the Sphaerodactylus townsendi isolate TG3544 linkage group LG12, MPM_Stown_v2.3, whole genome shotgun sequence genome:
- the ATP12A gene encoding potassium-transporting ATPase alpha chain 2 codes for MGKKKPDIYSVEIHGTKELEKEDIGNEKENYKDLRESSKKGKKAEDLKKELDLDDHRLSGEELEEKYGSSIIKGLTSAKAAEVLARDGPNALTPPKSTPEIIKFLKQMIGGFSILLWIGAILCWVAFGILSMQGTPGAFNQLYLGVVLALVVILTGMFAYYQEAKSTNIMASFKKMIPQQALVLRDSEKKEVPADQLVVGDIVEIKGGDRIPADIRIITSQSCKVDNSSLTGESEPQSRSCEFTHENPLETKNIAFYSTTCLEGTAMGMVINTGDRTIIGRIASLASGVGNEKTPIALEIEHFVHIVAGVAISIGFIFFIIAISMGYHVLHSIIFLIGIIVANVPEGLLATVTVSLSLTAKRMAKKNCLVKNLEAVETLGSTSIICSDKTGTLTQNRMTVAHLWFDEQIYSADTSEDQTTQTFDQTSGTWTALSKIVSLCNRAEFRPGQEDLPIMKRIVVGDASETALLKFSEVVLGDVLEIRKRNRKVAEIPFNSTNKFQLSIHETDDPNDKRFLLVMKGAPERILERCSTMMIDGKEEPLDAEKAEAFQTAYMELGGMGERVLGFCHLYLPEEEFPDTYPFDTDSMNFPTSNLCFIGLMSMIDPPRSTVPDAVMKCRSAGIKVIMVTGDHPITAKAIAKSVGIISATSETVEDIAKRINIPVEQVDKGEARAAVINGMELKDMTSGQLDEILRNHSEIVFARTSPQQKLIIVEGCQRQDAVVAVTGDGVNDSPALKKADIGIAMGIAGSDAAKNAADMVLLDDNFASIVTGVEEGRLIFDNLKKTIAYTLTKNIAELCPFLFYIMASIPLPIGTITILFIDLGTDIIPSVALAYEKAESDIMKRKPRHKKRDRLVNQELAVYSYLQIGILQSIGAFLAYFAVYAEQGWVPSSLLRIRVDWENPIIGDLEDSYGQEWTFYQRQYLEWTGYTAFFVSITIEQVADLIIRKTRRNSIFQQGLFRNKVIWVGIISQIGIAVILCYGLGSITALNFTPLRFQYWFVAMPYALLIWVYDEIRKLLIRRHPGSWWDQNMYY; via the exons gATGACCACAGACTTAGTGGTGAAGAGTTGGAAGAAAAATATGGCTCTAGCATTATCAAG GGTCTTACAAGTGCAAAAGCTGCAGAAGTTCTGGCCCGGGATGGTCCCAATGCACTCACTCCTCCCAAATCTACACCCGAAATAATCAAGTTTCTAAAGCAGATGATAGGAGGGTTTTCTATCCTCTTGTGGATTGGAGCTATTCTCTGCTGGGTTGCCTTTGGGATTCTGTCTATGCAGGGTACTCCTGGAGCATTTAACCAG CTTTATTTAGGTGTAGTCCTTGCATTGGTCGTTATACTTACTGGGATGTTTGCTTATTACCAAGAAGCTAAAAGCACTAACATCATGGCCAGCTTCAAGAAAATGATACCACAG CAAGCCCTAGTCCTTCGAGATTCCGAGAAAAAAGAAGTGCCCGCAGACCAGCTCGTGGTGGGAGACATCGTGGAAATCAAAGGTGGAGACAGGATACCAGCTGACATCCGGATAATCACCAGCCAGAGTtgtaag GTGGATAATTCTTCACTAACAGGGGAGTCAGAGCCACAGTCCCGCTCCTGTGAATTCACTCATGAAAACCCCCTGGAGACCAAAAACATTGCTTTCTACTCTACAACTTGCTTGGAAG GAACCGCTATGGGAATGGTAATCAACACAGGTGACCGCACCATAATCGGACGGATTGCTTCACTGGCTTCAGGAGTTGGGAATGAGAAGACGCCTATTGCTCTTGAAATAGAGCATTTTGTGCACATTGTGGCGGGAGTAGCTATTTCCATTGGGTTTATTTTCTTCATCATTGCCATCTCTATGGGTTACCACGTCTTGCATTCCATTATCTTTCTCATTGGCATTATTGTGGCCAATGTGCCCGAGGGGCTGCTAGCCACAGTTACT GTGAGCTTGTCTTTGACTGCCAAGAGAATGGCCAAAAAGAACTGCCTAGTGAAGAATTTGGAAGCTGTGGAAACTCTGGGCTCTACCTCAATCATTTGTTCGGACAAGACAGGAACTCTTACACAAAACAGGATGACAGTAGCACATCTTTGGTTTGACGAGCAGATCTACTCGGCTGACACCAGTGAAGAccaaacaa CTCAGACTTTTGATCAGACATCTGGCACGTGGACAGCTTTGTCGAAGATTGTAAGTCTATGTAATCGGGCAGAATTCAGGCCAGGCCAGGAAGATTTACCTATCATGAAG AGAATTGTGGTGGGAGATGCCTCAGAAACAGCTCTGCTGAAGTTTTCCGAAGTTGTCTTAGGTGATGTATTGGAAATccgaaaaagaaacaggaaagtgGCTGAGATTCCCTTCAATTCCACTAACAAGTTTCAG CTTTCTATCCACGAGACCGATGACCCCAACGATAAACGGTTCCTGCTGGTGATGAAAGGAGCCCCAGAAAGGATTTTGGAACGGTGCAGCACCATGATGATTGATGGAAAAGAGGAACCACTTGATGCAGAGAAAGCAGAGGCTTTCCAAACCGCGTACATGGAACTGGGAGGCATGGGAGAAAGAGTACTCG GCTTCTGTCATCTGTACCTCCCGGAAGAAGAATTTCCAGACACCTATCCATTTGACACTGACTCCATGAACTTTCCTACTTCCAATCTTTGCTTTATTGGGCTCATGTCAATGATTGATCCCCCTAGATCCACTGTTCCAGATGCTGTCATGAAGTGCCGAAGTGCTGGGATCAAG GTGATCATGGTCACTGGTGATCATCCAATCACAGCCAAAGCCATTGCCAAAAGCGTGGGCATCATTTCAGCCACTAGTGAAACCGTGGAAGACATTGCTAAGCGCATTAACATTCCAGTTGAGCAGGTGGACAAAGG GGAAGCTAGAGCAGCTGTCATCAATGGAATGGAGCTGAAGGATATGACTTCAGGACAACTGGATGAGATCCTTCGAAATCATTCAGAAATTGTCTTTGCCCGCACTTCACCCCAGCAAAAACTGATTATAGTGGAAGGCTGCCAAAGGCAG GATGCCGTAGTGGCTGTGACAGGAGATGGTGTTAATGACTCCCCGGCTTTGAAGAAAGCTGATATTGGCATTGCTATGGGTATTGCAGGCTCTGATGCAGCCAAGAACGCCGCTGACATGGTCTTGCTGGATGACAACTTTGCTTCTATTGTTACTGGGGTGGAGGAAG GTCGCTTAATCTTTGATAATCTGAAGAAGACCATCGCCTACACCTTGACCAAAAACATTGCGGAACTTTGTCCTTTCCTGTTCTACATCATGGCCAGCATTCCTCTGCCCATTGGCACCATCACCATCCTGTTCATCGACCTGGGCACAGACATT ATCCCTTCTGTCGCACTTGCCTACGAAAaagctgaaagtgacatcatgaaaAGGAAGCCACGGCATAAGAAAAGGGACAGGCTGGTCAATCAAGAGCTGGCAGTGTACTCCTACTTACAGATCG GCATCTTGCAATCTATTGGAGCCTTTCTGGCTTACTTTGCTGTGTATGCTGAGCAAGGCTGGGTACCTTCCTCGTTACTCAGAATCCGCGTGGACTGGGAAAACCCAATCATTGGTGATTTGGAAGACAGCTATGGACAAGAATGG ACTTTCTACCAGAGGCAGTATTTGGAGTGGACGGGCTACACGGCCTTTTTTGTCAGCATCACCATAGAGCAAGTGGCAGACTTGATCATCAGGAAGACACGACGGAATTCCATTTTCCAGCAAGGTCTCTTCAG GAACAAAGTCATTTGGGTGGGCATAATCTCCCAGATAGGAATAGCTGTAATTCTTTGTTATGGACTTGGAAGCATTACTGCGTTGAACTTCACACCCCTCAG GTTTCAGTATTGGTTCGTTGCCATGCCTTATGCCCTCTTGATATGGGTATATGATGAAATCCGCAAGCTGCTAATCAGGAGGCATCCAGGAA GCTGGTGGGATCAAAATATGTATTATTGA